ACGTCCCGGATGCTAACAGCCATAGCTTTAGGGGAACGAGCTTAATCTTGCCGTGTAAGCCGGGCCTCCATGAAGAATCGGAGGCGGCTCATGAGCGCCTCCGTTTGGGCGCGTTCGAACCCCTCTGGATGCACCGGAGGGCCTATATGCACTTCGACCGAGCCAGGCGCTACAGGCCAGCTTCGAGCCGGCCAAACGCGGTGCGCGCCTCGGATGGCGATCGGCACCAAAGGTACTCCGGCCTCGGCGGCGATGGCAAACGCCCCTCGCTTAAACGGGAGCAGGCGGCCATCGGGGCTGCGCGTCCCCTCCGGAAAAATCACGGCCGAAAGCCCCCGGCGGATCCGCTCCCCGGCCAGGCGCAGGCTCTCCAGGGCCTCTTTGCGTCCGGATCGGTCGATCACGATATGAGGGGAATGACGCAAGAAGAACCCGAAGATCGGCACGCGCAAAAGCTCCTTCTTGTACAAGAACGCAAACGGCACCGGAATCGCGACCATGAGCACGGGGATGTCCAGGGCGCTTGTGTGGTTGACGGCAAACACCACGGGACCCGACGGAAGCGGCCCTTCGGCGTGCAGGCGCAGCCGCACCCCGACGCTCCAGAGCACAATCCGCCCCCAGAGACGCTGAAGCCGGTGGTAGACGCGCCCAGAGGGATCCCAGGTTCGAAAGGAAAGCGACGCGATAGGGGAGATGAGCAGATAGCTTAGCCCGGAGCAGAGGGCCATCCACGCCAGCCTGACCCACCGACGCCAAGAC
This portion of the Bacteroidota bacterium genome encodes:
- a CDS encoding 1-acyl-sn-glycerol-3-phosphate acyltransferase, with product MKRLGGFKSWRRWVRLAWMALCSGLSYLLISPIASLSFRTWDPSGRVYHRLQRLWGRIVLWSVGVRLRLHAEGPLPSGPVVFAVNHTSALDIPVLMVAIPVPFAFLYKKELLRVPIFGFFLRHSPHIVIDRSGRKEALESLRLAGERIRRGLSAVIFPEGTRSPDGRLLPFKRGAFAIAAEAGVPLVPIAIRGAHRVWPARSWPVAPGSVEVHIGPPVHPEGFERAQTEALMSRLRFFMEARLTRQD